The following proteins are co-located in the Leptospira weilii genome:
- the dusA gene encoding tRNA dihydrouridine(20/20a) synthase DusA: MSEKGVKIPKRYPVSLAPMMDWTDRHFRYFLRLISKHTFLYTEMIHTGAILHGDRRRFLSYSPEELPLAIQLGGDDPKALAESSKIGEDYGYSEINLNVGCPSDRVREGNFGACLMETPEKVAELVCAMDSSVSIPVTVKCRIGIPGKETLEDLCRFIECVRQAGVRRFIVHARIAVLGGLSPAQNRQIPPLRYAYVESLKEQFPDLLIEINGGIRTLAEMQDRLKTNDGVMIGRAAYETPYLFSEVDSLFFHDNSPSLSRREVLLRMRDYIEEVVLKEKNGKPHHALRHMLGLFHGEKGARSFRRILTERMYCDYSSDLLLDAVREISNDTLDLIPSN, translated from the coding sequence ATGTCAGAGAAAGGTGTTAAAATTCCGAAGCGGTATCCGGTTTCGCTTGCTCCGATGATGGATTGGACCGATCGGCATTTTCGATATTTTTTAAGACTCATTTCCAAACATACATTTCTATACACGGAGATGATTCATACCGGCGCCATTCTTCACGGGGATCGTCGTCGATTTTTGTCGTACAGTCCGGAAGAATTACCCCTTGCGATTCAGTTGGGAGGAGATGATCCGAAAGCCCTCGCCGAATCTTCCAAAATCGGTGAAGACTATGGATATTCCGAGATCAATCTGAATGTGGGTTGTCCGAGCGATCGGGTGAGAGAGGGAAACTTCGGCGCTTGTTTGATGGAAACCCCGGAGAAGGTCGCCGAACTGGTCTGCGCAATGGACAGTAGTGTTTCTATTCCTGTAACTGTAAAATGTAGGATCGGAATTCCCGGTAAAGAAACTTTGGAAGACCTATGTCGGTTTATAGAATGTGTCCGCCAAGCGGGCGTTAGGCGATTTATCGTTCACGCAAGAATCGCGGTTTTAGGCGGACTTTCTCCGGCTCAGAATCGTCAAATTCCCCCTTTACGTTATGCGTACGTTGAATCCTTAAAGGAACAATTTCCGGATCTTTTGATCGAGATCAACGGAGGAATTCGAACTCTTGCCGAAATGCAGGATAGACTCAAGACGAACGACGGGGTGATGATCGGAAGAGCCGCATACGAAACTCCTTATCTTTTTTCGGAAGTGGATTCCTTGTTTTTCCACGATAATTCTCCTTCCTTAAGCAGGAGAGAGGTTTTGCTTCGAATGAGGGATTATATCGAAGAAGTTGTTTTGAAAGAGAAAAATGGTAAGCCGCATCACGCACTTAGGCATATGTTGGGCTTGTTTCATGGAGAGAAAGGCGCTCGTAGTTTTAGAAGAATCCTCACGGAAAGAATGTACTGCGATTATTCGAGCGATCTTTTATTGGATGCCGTACGAGAGATTTCGAATGATACGTTGGACTTGATCCCATCCAACTAA
- a CDS encoding WGR domain-containing protein, with protein sequence MVRHFIYQKGRSEKFWSIEIGADSKSLNTAQGQGRGEAKSEKQTFESEELCQKKIESLVQTKLKEDYEEILLAIKDVNPFDLKVVADAKKQKGERLSVSVHGSSELLEEICSFDWLKHLELRDLTTLSDSLGNLKNLDHLEIKESGSLESIPESIGKLQTLTWLSIE encoded by the coding sequence ATGGTTCGTCACTTTATTTATCAAAAAGGAAGATCGGAAAAATTCTGGAGTATCGAAATCGGCGCCGATTCGAAATCTCTGAACACAGCTCAGGGACAAGGGCGCGGAGAAGCCAAATCTGAGAAACAGACCTTTGAATCTGAAGAACTTTGTCAAAAGAAAATCGAAAGTCTCGTTCAAACAAAACTCAAAGAAGATTACGAAGAGATTCTCCTTGCGATCAAAGATGTAAATCCATTCGATTTAAAAGTTGTAGCCGATGCCAAAAAACAAAAAGGGGAGAGATTATCCGTTAGCGTTCACGGTTCTTCGGAACTTTTGGAGGAGATTTGTTCCTTCGATTGGCTGAAACATTTAGAGTTGCGCGATTTAACGACCCTTTCGGATTCTCTCGGGAATTTGAAGAATTTGGATCATCTGGAAATCAAGGAAAGCGGATCGTTGGAATCCATCCCGGAGTCGATCGGTAAATTGCAAACTTTGACCTGGCTTAGTATCGAATAG
- a CDS encoding DUF4132 domain-containing protein: MSRLPEKQVVPKALELLNEKQAHVREAGALVLSLLSTPDSVESLKPLLEKEKNDDIRNLVVGVVYKTPVELDFEEAKRRISVAKALGKLDKPLAKWLDESKLPEILWKDRKPLSEEEIRYLFYRQKTVPAIEMDFELRDVVALIDKSSCEKFSKSLLSLILKNGGFKAPNRFAISILGILGSDDVVPEIEAVAKKEMNLNACSCLGFICTITAAGALDRILQMFRVKYPNVREVAQQAFESIADKMSLTSYELRDRVMPDLGFENLFKKVEINKIEYTQKISPDLKFTYYNEDGKEVKTLKMNEAEKKKNKEENALLKEAVKQFGINLEYYLVVQRSWSSPDWREFFLKNPIANAYSQNFIWVHVSENQDAQRFYVVENKILDANDRKFELGVKSKVHLLHPLSLDTSEGNLWSSKLKERKIEPPLDQLDRGTYAVSSEEKNETISYQFQNKEMVGITFKNRAEKYGWRRGSVVDTGEVSSYRKLFPNENVEVFLMLENLNVQNYNMDEQITFKEFFFVKQGSITTGSYVYDEPKNEKDHRLISFRNLDPIVYSETLYDLHRILQSKNEE, from the coding sequence TTGAGCAGGCTTCCGGAAAAACAAGTAGTTCCAAAAGCATTAGAATTATTGAATGAAAAACAGGCTCACGTTCGCGAAGCGGGCGCTCTGGTTTTGAGTCTTTTATCCACTCCGGATTCCGTAGAATCTTTGAAACCTTTGCTGGAAAAGGAAAAGAACGACGACATTCGAAATTTAGTCGTGGGAGTCGTTTATAAAACTCCGGTCGAACTGGACTTTGAGGAGGCAAAACGAAGAATTTCTGTCGCAAAAGCATTAGGAAAACTGGATAAACCTTTGGCGAAGTGGCTGGACGAATCTAAGCTTCCCGAAATTTTATGGAAGGATCGAAAACCTCTCTCGGAGGAAGAGATACGTTATCTCTTTTACAGACAGAAGACGGTTCCCGCCATTGAGATGGACTTTGAGTTGAGGGACGTAGTCGCGTTGATAGACAAATCCAGTTGCGAAAAATTTTCTAAAAGCCTGCTTTCGTTGATTTTGAAAAACGGAGGTTTTAAGGCTCCGAATCGTTTTGCGATTTCCATTTTGGGGATTTTAGGAAGTGATGATGTGGTTCCGGAAATAGAAGCAGTCGCTAAGAAGGAAATGAACCTGAACGCCTGCTCTTGTCTCGGATTCATTTGCACGATAACTGCCGCCGGTGCGTTGGACCGGATTTTACAGATGTTTCGAGTCAAATACCCAAATGTGAGAGAGGTTGCTCAACAGGCTTTTGAATCCATCGCGGACAAAATGTCCTTAACTTCGTACGAACTTCGGGATAGGGTTATGCCGGATTTAGGATTTGAAAATCTTTTCAAAAAAGTAGAAATTAATAAAATTGAATATACTCAAAAAATATCTCCGGATTTGAAATTTACTTATTACAACGAAGATGGCAAAGAGGTGAAAACTCTCAAAATGAACGAGGCCGAAAAGAAGAAAAATAAGGAAGAGAACGCTCTTCTCAAAGAGGCCGTAAAACAATTTGGAATCAATCTGGAATATTATCTTGTTGTTCAGAGAAGCTGGTCTTCCCCGGATTGGAGGGAATTTTTTCTTAAAAACCCGATCGCAAATGCCTATTCGCAGAATTTTATTTGGGTTCATGTTTCGGAAAATCAAGACGCGCAACGTTTTTATGTCGTTGAGAACAAAATCTTGGATGCAAACGATCGTAAGTTTGAACTCGGCGTAAAATCTAAAGTTCATTTGTTGCATCCTTTGTCTCTCGATACGTCGGAAGGGAACCTTTGGTCTTCCAAGCTCAAAGAGAGAAAGATAGAACCTCCTCTGGATCAGTTGGACCGAGGCACGTATGCGGTTTCGTCCGAAGAGAAAAATGAAACAATTTCTTATCAGTTTCAAAATAAGGAAATGGTCGGAATCACTTTTAAAAACCGTGCGGAGAAATACGGTTGGAGAAGAGGATCCGTCGTAGACACGGGGGAAGTTTCTTCTTATCGAAAACTATTTCCGAATGAAAACGTGGAAGTGTTTCTGATGCTGGAAAATCTGAACGTTCAGAATTACAATATGGACGAGCAAATCACTTTTAAAGAATTCTTTTTCGTTAAACAAGGGTCGATTACAACCGGAAGTTACGTGTATGATGAACCGAAAAACGAAAAGGACCATCGATTGATTTCCTTTAGAAATTTAGATCCGATCGTTTACTCGGAAACTTTGTACGACTTGCATAGAATTCTCCAGTCCAAAAATGAAGAATAA
- a CDS encoding type I restriction endonuclease subunit R: MTEYKTIAESNHFIVLDKYNREWQVSESYQSEADLEKELVQDLKNQGYEFLSDLNTPEKMLANVREKLQALNGMQFSEGEWLRFVETWLDKPSDTVIDKTRKIHDDYIHDFVFDDGHIQNIYLLDKKNITRNKVQVIRQFEQAGTHSNRYDVTILVNGLPIVQIELKKRGVAIREAFNQIHRYSKESFNSEHSLFKYLQLFVISNGTDSRYFANTTHRNKNSFDFTMNWAKADNSLMKDLKDFTATFFQKNTLLNVLLTYSVFDASDTLLIMRPYQIAATERILWKIKSSYATKNWSKPEGGGYIWHTTGSGKTLTSFKAARLATELDFIDKVFFVVDRKDLDYQTMKEYQRFSPDSVNGSDSTAGLKRNLEMDDNKIIVTTIQKLNNLIKSESDLSIYNKQVVFIFDEAHRSQFGEAQKNLRKKFKKFYQFGFTGTPIFPQNALGADTTASVFGRELHSYVITDAIRDEKVLKFKVDYNDVRPKFKEIETEQDEKKLTAAENKQSLLHEERIREISQYILNQFKQKTHRLQPGSKGFNAMFAVSSVDAAKLYYESFKEVQRDQDKPLKVATIFSFSANEEQDAVGEIQDESFEVSAMDSTAKEFLSAAINDYNIMFQTNFGVDSNSFQNYYRDLAKKVKDREIDLLIVVGMFLTGFDAPTLNTLFVDKNLRYHGLLQAYSRTNRIYDATKTFGNIITFRDLEKATVEAITLYGDKNTKNVVLEKSYKEYMEGFTDLATGEARRGYVDVVAELQQRFPKPEEIEKESDKKAFVKLFGEYLRVENVLQNYDEFTSLKALQSVDMSNQEAVEEFKAKHYVSDEGLAALQKIQVPAERKIQDYRSTYNDIRDWLRRQKSGDEKVKPRIDWDDVVFEVDLLKSQEINLDYILELIFEHNKKVKNKSTLIEDIRRVIRASIGNRAKESLMVDFINQTDLDQISDKASVIDAFFSFAQVEQKREADELIQTENLNAEAAKRYITSSLRREFASENGTELNTILPKMSPLHPQYLTIKQSVFQKVSAFVEKFKGVGGQI; this comes from the coding sequence ATGACTGAATACAAAACCATAGCCGAATCCAATCACTTTATCGTTTTAGATAAATACAACAGAGAGTGGCAGGTAAGCGAAAGCTACCAAAGCGAAGCCGACCTGGAAAAAGAATTGGTTCAGGATTTGAAAAACCAAGGATACGAATTTCTCTCTGACTTAAATACTCCTGAGAAGATGTTGGCCAATGTCCGAGAGAAATTGCAAGCACTGAATGGCATGCAGTTTTCAGAGGGAGAATGGCTTCGATTTGTGGAAACCTGGCTGGATAAACCCAGCGATACGGTCATAGATAAAACCCGTAAAATTCATGATGATTATATCCACGACTTTGTCTTTGACGACGGCCATATTCAGAACATCTATCTATTAGATAAAAAAAATATTACCCGCAACAAAGTGCAGGTGATCAGGCAGTTTGAACAAGCTGGCACTCATTCGAACCGTTATGATGTAACCATTTTAGTAAATGGCTTGCCTATAGTGCAGATCGAACTGAAAAAACGCGGCGTCGCCATTCGTGAAGCCTTCAACCAGATCCACCGTTATAGCAAAGAGAGTTTTAATAGCGAGCATTCCTTATTCAAGTATCTACAGTTATTTGTGATTTCAAACGGAACCGATAGCCGTTATTTCGCTAACACCACCCATCGAAATAAGAACAGCTTCGATTTTACCATGAACTGGGCAAAAGCAGATAACAGCCTCATGAAAGATTTAAAGGATTTTACTGCTACATTTTTCCAGAAAAACACCTTGTTGAACGTATTGCTAACCTATTCCGTATTTGATGCCAGTGATACCCTGTTAATTATGCGACCCTACCAGATTGCCGCAACGGAGCGCATTTTATGGAAGATAAAAAGTTCGTATGCTACCAAAAACTGGAGTAAGCCCGAAGGTGGCGGTTATATTTGGCATACGACGGGTTCCGGTAAGACCTTAACTAGTTTTAAAGCGGCGCGTCTGGCGACCGAGCTGGATTTTATCGATAAGGTTTTTTTTGTGGTGGATCGAAAAGATTTAGATTACCAGACCATGAAAGAATACCAGCGTTTTTCGCCGGACAGTGTTAACGGTTCTGACAGCACAGCGGGCTTAAAGCGCAACCTCGAGATGGATGATAATAAAATCATTGTTACCACCATCCAGAAGCTCAATAACCTTATAAAAAGTGAAAGCGACCTATCCATCTATAACAAGCAAGTCGTATTTATTTTTGATGAGGCGCACCGCAGCCAGTTCGGTGAGGCCCAGAAGAACTTAAGGAAAAAGTTTAAAAAGTTTTATCAATTTGGTTTTACTGGTACTCCGATCTTTCCGCAAAACGCCCTAGGTGCCGACACCACCGCTAGCGTATTTGGCCGTGAGTTACACTCTTACGTGATAACAGACGCCATTCGCGATGAAAAAGTTTTAAAGTTCAAGGTAGACTACAATGACGTACGTCCAAAGTTTAAAGAAATCGAAACGGAGCAGGATGAGAAAAAGCTAACCGCAGCGGAAAACAAACAATCCTTGTTACACGAAGAACGTATTCGTGAGATTTCCCAGTATATCTTAAATCAATTTAAGCAGAAGACTCATCGCCTGCAGCCGGGCTCAAAAGGATTTAACGCCATGTTTGCAGTGAGTAGCGTGGATGCCGCCAAGCTATATTATGAATCGTTCAAGGAAGTACAAAGAGACCAAGATAAACCGCTAAAAGTGGCTACCATCTTCTCCTTTTCTGCGAATGAAGAACAAGATGCGGTAGGTGAGATTCAGGATGAAAGTTTCGAAGTTTCAGCCATGGACAGCACTGCCAAGGAGTTCTTGAGCGCTGCCATCAACGACTATAACATAATGTTTCAAACCAATTTTGGTGTGGATAGTAATAGCTTTCAAAACTATTATCGAGATCTTGCGAAGAAGGTTAAAGATCGGGAGATAGATCTATTGATCGTTGTCGGAATGTTTCTGACAGGATTTGATGCTCCTACACTGAACACTTTGTTTGTCGATAAAAACCTACGTTATCATGGTCTGTTGCAAGCCTATTCACGAACGAATCGTATCTACGACGCGACAAAAACCTTTGGAAATATTATAACCTTTCGTGACTTAGAAAAAGCCACGGTCGAAGCCATTACCCTTTATGGCGATAAAAACACCAAAAACGTGGTGTTGGAAAAAAGTTATAAGGAATATATGGAGGGCTTTACCGATTTGGCAACTGGTGAAGCACGACGTGGTTATGTAGATGTGGTAGCAGAATTGCAGCAACGTTTCCCGAAGCCTGAAGAAATTGAAAAAGAATCCGATAAGAAAGCCTTCGTAAAACTGTTCGGTGAATATTTGCGTGTAGAAAATGTATTACAAAACTACGATGAATTTACCAGTTTGAAGGCATTACAAAGTGTCGATATGAGTAATCAGGAAGCGGTTGAAGAATTTAAGGCCAAGCATTATGTAAGCGATGAAGGCCTGGCAGCACTGCAGAAGATTCAAGTCCCAGCGGAACGTAAAATTCAGGACTATCGCTCCACTTATAACGATATTCGCGATTGGCTACGCCGCCAAAAATCTGGCGACGAAAAAGTGAAACCTCGTATTGATTGGGACGATGTGGTCTTTGAGGTAGACCTCCTTAAATCTCAGGAGATCAATTTGGATTACATCCTGGAATTAATATTCGAACATAATAAAAAGGTAAAGAACAAATCAACCCTGATTGAAGACATACGTCGGGTCATTCGCGCTAGCATAGGTAACCGTGCAAAAGAAAGTCTGATGGTTGATTTTATCAATCAAACCGATCTTGACCAGATTAGTGACAAAGCCAGTGTGATTGATGCCTTCTTCTCATTTGCACAGGTGGAACAAAAGCGGGAAGCTGATGAACTTATTCAAACCGAAAACTTGAACGCAGAGGCGGCCAAGCGCTATATTACCTCCTCATTAAGGCGAGAATTTGCCAGTGAGAACGGAACTGAGCTAAATACCATTCTACCAAAAATGAGCCCGTTACATCCGCAATATCTGACTATCAAACAAAGCGTTTTTCAAAAGGTATCGGCTTTTGTTGAGAAGTTTAAAGGTGTAGGTGGACAAATCTAA